One Cellulosimicrobium protaetiae genomic region harbors:
- a CDS encoding CoA-acylating methylmalonate-semialdehyde dehydrogenase: MGHWVAGGLRTDAERYGPVHDPATGEVTGGVALASAADVDAAVAAARDAFPAWRATSVSRRVEILFAFHQLLVDHRDEIAAVVSAEHGKVLSDAAGEVARALECVEFACGIGQLLKGGYTEQASAGVDVHEVKQALGVVACITPFNFPAMVPLWMIPNAIACGNTVVLKPSERDPSASLVVARLLQEAGLPDGVVNVVQGDRVAVERLLEHPDVEAVSFVGSTPVARHVYETGTRHGKRVQALGGAKNHMVVLPDADVDVAADAAVSAAYGSAGERCMAVSVLVAVGAVADPLVEAIRERVARLVVGPGSDPASQMGPLITAEHRDRVAARVGTAAEEGATLVVDGREAPPGTGASAPELGQGFFLHPTLVDHVRPEHTVYREEIFGPVLSVVRAESYDEAVGLVNDNPYGNGAAIFTRDGGAARAFEVDARAGMIGVNVPIPVPVGYYSFGGWKSSLFGDLHVYGPESVQFYTRTKVVTTRWPDPSTAGVDLGFPRTR; the protein is encoded by the coding sequence ATCGGGCACTGGGTCGCGGGCGGCCTGAGGACGGACGCGGAACGGTACGGGCCGGTCCACGACCCGGCGACCGGTGAGGTCACCGGTGGGGTGGCGCTCGCGTCGGCGGCCGACGTCGACGCCGCGGTCGCCGCAGCGCGGGACGCGTTCCCCGCGTGGCGCGCGACGAGCGTCTCGCGGCGCGTCGAGATCCTCTTCGCGTTCCACCAGCTCCTCGTCGACCACCGGGACGAGATCGCGGCGGTCGTGAGCGCCGAGCACGGCAAGGTGCTCTCCGACGCGGCGGGCGAGGTCGCCCGCGCGCTCGAGTGCGTCGAGTTCGCGTGCGGGATCGGCCAGCTCCTCAAGGGCGGGTACACGGAGCAGGCGTCGGCGGGCGTGGACGTGCACGAGGTGAAGCAGGCGCTCGGCGTCGTCGCCTGCATCACGCCGTTCAACTTCCCGGCCATGGTGCCGCTGTGGATGATCCCGAACGCGATCGCGTGCGGGAACACGGTCGTGCTCAAGCCGAGCGAGCGCGACCCCTCGGCGTCGCTCGTCGTCGCGCGCCTGCTCCAGGAGGCGGGGCTGCCCGACGGCGTCGTGAACGTCGTGCAGGGCGACCGGGTCGCGGTCGAGCGCCTGCTGGAGCACCCCGATGTCGAGGCCGTGAGCTTCGTCGGCTCGACGCCCGTCGCGCGCCACGTCTACGAGACGGGGACCCGGCACGGCAAGCGCGTCCAGGCCTTGGGCGGTGCGAAGAACCACATGGTCGTGCTGCCCGACGCCGACGTGGACGTCGCGGCCGACGCGGCGGTCTCCGCGGCGTACGGGTCCGCGGGCGAGCGGTGCATGGCGGTCTCCGTGCTCGTCGCCGTGGGCGCGGTGGCCGACCCTCTCGTCGAGGCGATCCGCGAGCGCGTGGCGCGCCTCGTCGTCGGGCCGGGCTCCGACCCCGCGTCGCAGATGGGCCCGCTCATCACGGCCGAGCACCGCGACCGGGTCGCGGCCCGCGTGGGCACGGCGGCCGAGGAGGGGGCGACGCTCGTCGTCGACGGGCGCGAGGCACCCCCGGGCACGGGGGCCAGCGCTCCCGAGCTGGGGCAGGGGTTCTTCCTGCACCCCACGCTCGTCGACCACGTGCGGCCCGAGCACACGGTGTACCGGGAGGAGATCTTCGGGCCGGTGCTGTCGGTCGTCCGGGCGGAGTCCTACGACGAGGCCGTCGGGCTCGTGAACGACAACCCCTACGGCAACGGCGCGGCGATCTTCACGCGCGACGGCGGCGCGGCGCGCGCGTTCGAGGTCGACGCGCGGGCCGGGATGATCGGCGTCAACGTCCCCATCCCCGTGCCGGTCGGCTACTACTCGTTCGGGGGCTGGAAGAGCTCGCTCTTCGGGGACCTGCACGTCTACGGGCCGGAGAGCGTGCAGTTCTACACGCGCACGAAGGTCGTCACGACACGCTGGCCCGACCCGTCCACGGCGGGCGTCGACCTCGGCTTCCCCCGGACCCGGTGA
- a CDS encoding aspartate aminotransferase family protein, whose product MTTHQEAVRGAERSRTRDDDRYVFHSWSAQGAIDPLPVAGGEGAWFWDEDGNRYLDFASQLVNLNLGHQHPRLVAALQAQAGRLATVGPTFANDVRGELARLITERAPGARTGGTPAGGAGDDRRWRVFFTNGGADAVENAVRLARLHTGRAKVLAAYRSYHGNTTTAMSLTGDPRRWPNEVSPDPHVRHFLGPYAYRSAFGARDDAEEGERALAHLREVVQLEGPGTIAAILLETIVGTNGVLIPPDGYLAGVRALCDEHGILLVTDEVMVGFGRVGEWFAVDRWGVVPDLVTFAKGVNSGYVPLGGVIIGEHVARTFDDRVFPGGLTYSGHPLACAVGVETVRTFEDERILERVRTLGADVIGPRLREIAARHPSVGEVRGLGFFWAVELVRDRETREPLVPFNASGPAAAPMGAVVAAIKERGVWPFVHFNRLHVAPPLVTSADDLEHGIAAIDAALDVADEQAEAARE is encoded by the coding sequence ATGACGACGCACCAGGAGGCCGTGCGAGGGGCCGAGCGGTCGCGCACGCGCGACGACGACCGGTACGTCTTCCACTCGTGGTCCGCGCAGGGCGCGATCGACCCGCTGCCCGTCGCGGGCGGCGAGGGGGCGTGGTTCTGGGACGAGGACGGCAACCGCTACCTCGACTTCGCGTCCCAGCTCGTCAACCTCAACCTGGGCCACCAGCACCCGCGCCTCGTCGCGGCGCTCCAGGCGCAGGCCGGACGCCTCGCGACGGTCGGGCCGACGTTCGCCAACGACGTGCGGGGCGAGCTCGCGCGGCTCATCACGGAGCGCGCGCCGGGCGCGCGGACCGGTGGCACCCCGGCGGGCGGGGCGGGCGACGACCGGCGGTGGCGGGTCTTCTTCACGAACGGCGGGGCGGACGCCGTCGAGAACGCGGTGCGGCTCGCGCGCCTGCACACGGGGCGCGCCAAGGTGCTGGCCGCCTACCGGTCGTACCACGGCAACACCACGACGGCGATGTCCCTCACGGGCGACCCGCGGCGCTGGCCCAACGAGGTCTCGCCCGACCCGCACGTGCGCCACTTCCTCGGGCCGTACGCGTACCGCTCGGCGTTCGGGGCGCGCGACGACGCGGAGGAGGGCGAGCGCGCGCTCGCCCACCTGCGCGAGGTCGTGCAGCTCGAGGGGCCCGGGACGATCGCGGCGATCCTGCTCGAGACGATCGTCGGGACGAACGGCGTGCTGATCCCGCCCGACGGCTACCTCGCGGGCGTGCGCGCGCTGTGCGACGAGCACGGGATCCTCCTGGTCACCGACGAGGTGATGGTCGGGTTCGGACGCGTGGGCGAGTGGTTCGCCGTGGACCGGTGGGGCGTCGTGCCGGACCTCGTGACCTTCGCCAAGGGCGTGAACTCGGGCTACGTGCCGCTCGGTGGGGTGATCATCGGGGAGCACGTCGCACGGACGTTCGACGACCGCGTCTTCCCCGGTGGCCTCACCTACTCCGGCCACCCGCTCGCGTGCGCGGTCGGGGTCGAGACGGTCCGCACGTTCGAGGACGAGCGGATCCTGGAGCGGGTGCGGACGCTGGGCGCCGACGTCATCGGCCCGCGGCTGCGCGAGATCGCCGCCCGGCACCCGAGCGTCGGGGAGGTCCGCGGGCTCGGGTTCTTCTGGGCGGTCGAGCTCGTGCGCGACCGCGAGACGCGCGAGCCGCTCGTCCCGTTCAACGCGAGCGGGCCCGCCGCCGCGCCCATGGGTGCGGTCGTCGCGGCGATCAAGGAGCGCGGCGTGTGGCCGTTCGTGCACTTCAACCGCCTGCACGTCGCCCCGCCGCTCGTCACGTCCGCCGACGACCTCGAGCACGGCATCGCCGCGATCGACGCGGCCCTCGACGTCGCCGACGAGCAGGCCGAGGCGGCGCGGGAATGA
- a CDS encoding multicopper oxidase domain-containing protein: MTVPASPERPSLLSARPSGPLPGTQKVGVTGRNLWLHALVLGWFVAEVVLVVVHRFVPEAVWLMVHVLMLGAVSTAILVWSQHFADTMLRRQAPGGRPLHVARLAAHTVGALLVVAGLLADVWSLVVAGGVLVGAGALTHATVLALQGRGALPSRFGRLVRYYVVAAACLPVGVTLGVLMARGGAGTEAYGRLYVAHVTLNVLGWVGLTVLGTLVLLWPTVLRTRIEPDADVAARHALPVLTTGILLVVAACAVGWRPLVAAGAAVVLGGTVMVGRHLAAQGRAAQRRAWGFAAWSLAASVVWFAGSVATFGIQVAAAPSWAAAQDAIGGLLLPFVVGFAAQVLLGALTYLVPVVLGGGPARRRRTEAVVGAGGAYRVIVANGGLALYLLPLPSWVRVGLSLVVFATFLAFLVLALRAVIVSRGDAVSGDDASLPAAAPSPAQPPVPGAASLTTGAPPSGTRRGDAARAVAALRDAQARRPLAGAVTAAVATLALAVVGGVAADPVAAGVGSGAVGGGAVAGTGGAGVPVAATGRTTTVQVEAADMRFVPDTITVPAGDRLVVELTNTDDDVHDLVLEDGTTSGRVAPGETVTVDVGVVSGDLDGWCSVAGHRLMGMTLTIDAEGTGSEGSGGTLAANDGTDAHHGHTSAGSGEEDSLAASDVDLMTQPGDGFTARDATLAPAEIDPAGEPVVHRRTLTVTETVQEVAPGVEQTVWTFGGTAPGPVLRGKIGDVFEITLVNDGTIGHSVDFHAGALAPDEPMRTIAPGESLVYRFTATRAGIWMYHCSTMPMSLHIANGMFGAVIIDPPDLTPVHREYVVVQSELYLGAQGASADDAKVAAAEPDLLAFNGYANQYRYDPLDARVGERVRVWVLDAGPNRPSAFHVVGGQFDTVYHEGAYALPAGTTGGSQVLGLLPAQGGFVELAFPEAGTYPFVTHAMSDAERGASGAFDVAP, encoded by the coding sequence GTGACCGTGCCCGCCTCGCCCGAGCGACCCTCGCTCCTGTCCGCCCGACCTTCCGGTCCGCTGCCCGGGACGCAGAAGGTCGGGGTGACCGGCCGGAACCTGTGGCTCCACGCCCTCGTCCTCGGCTGGTTCGTCGCGGAGGTGGTGCTCGTCGTCGTGCACCGGTTCGTGCCCGAGGCCGTGTGGCTCATGGTCCACGTCCTCATGCTCGGCGCCGTGAGCACGGCCATCCTCGTGTGGAGCCAGCACTTCGCCGACACGATGCTGCGCCGACAGGCACCGGGCGGCCGCCCGCTGCACGTCGCGCGGCTCGCCGCGCACACGGTCGGCGCGCTGCTCGTCGTCGCGGGGCTGCTGGCCGACGTCTGGTCCCTCGTGGTCGCGGGCGGGGTGCTGGTGGGCGCGGGGGCGCTCACGCACGCGACCGTGCTCGCGCTCCAGGGCCGGGGCGCGCTGCCGTCGCGCTTCGGTCGGCTCGTCCGCTACTACGTGGTCGCTGCCGCGTGCCTGCCGGTCGGCGTGACGCTCGGCGTCCTCATGGCCCGCGGCGGCGCGGGGACGGAGGCGTACGGCCGCCTCTACGTGGCGCACGTGACGCTCAACGTCCTCGGGTGGGTGGGTCTCACGGTGCTGGGCACGCTCGTGCTGCTGTGGCCGACCGTGCTGCGCACGCGCATCGAGCCCGACGCCGACGTCGCGGCCCGCCACGCGCTGCCCGTGCTCACGACCGGGATCCTGCTCGTCGTCGCGGCGTGCGCCGTCGGGTGGCGGCCGCTCGTCGCGGCCGGGGCCGCGGTCGTGCTCGGCGGCACCGTGATGGTCGGTCGGCACCTCGCGGCGCAGGGCCGGGCGGCGCAGCGCCGCGCGTGGGGGTTCGCCGCGTGGAGCCTCGCCGCGTCCGTCGTGTGGTTCGCCGGGAGCGTGGCTACGTTCGGGATCCAGGTCGCCGCGGCGCCGTCGTGGGCCGCGGCGCAGGACGCGATCGGCGGGCTGCTGCTGCCGTTCGTCGTCGGGTTCGCCGCTCAGGTGCTCCTCGGCGCCCTCACCTACCTCGTCCCAGTCGTGCTCGGCGGCGGCCCGGCGCGACGCCGCCGCACCGAGGCGGTCGTCGGCGCGGGCGGCGCGTACCGCGTGATCGTCGCGAACGGCGGTCTCGCGCTGTACCTCCTGCCGCTGCCGTCGTGGGTGCGGGTCGGGCTGTCGCTCGTCGTCTTCGCGACCTTCCTCGCCTTCCTCGTGCTGGCGCTGCGCGCCGTGATCGTCTCGCGGGGCGACGCGGTCTCGGGAGACGACGCGTCCCTGCCGGCGGCCGCGCCGTCCCCGGCCCAGCCGCCCGTCCCAGGGGCAGCGAGCCTCACGACGGGCGCTCCGCCGTCGGGCACGCGCCGCGGCGACGCCGCACGCGCCGTCGCCGCCCTCCGGGACGCGCAGGCGCGTCGGCCGCTCGCGGGCGCGGTGACGGCCGCCGTCGCGACGCTCGCGCTCGCCGTCGTGGGCGGCGTCGCGGCCGACCCGGTCGCGGCCGGTGTCGGTTCCGGTGCCGTGGGGGGTGGCGCCGTCGCCGGGACCGGAGGGGCCGGCGTGCCGGTCGCGGCGACCGGCCGCACGACGACCGTGCAGGTCGAGGCCGCCGACATGCGGTTCGTCCCGGACACCATCACCGTGCCCGCGGGCGACCGGCTCGTCGTCGAGCTCACCAACACCGACGACGACGTGCACGACCTCGTCCTCGAGGACGGCACGACGTCGGGCCGCGTCGCACCGGGGGAGACCGTCACGGTCGACGTCGGCGTGGTGAGCGGCGACCTCGACGGCTGGTGCTCCGTGGCCGGGCACCGGCTCATGGGCATGACACTCACGATCGACGCCGAGGGCACCGGCTCGGAGGGGTCCGGCGGGACGCTCGCGGCCAACGACGGCACCGACGCGCACCACGGGCACACGAGCGCGGGCTCGGGCGAGGAGGACTCGCTGGCCGCGTCCGACGTCGACCTCATGACACAACCGGGCGACGGGTTCACCGCGCGCGACGCGACCCTCGCTCCGGCCGAGATCGACCCCGCAGGCGAGCCCGTCGTGCACCGGCGCACCCTCACCGTGACGGAGACGGTGCAGGAGGTGGCTCCCGGCGTCGAGCAGACGGTGTGGACCTTCGGCGGGACCGCGCCCGGGCCCGTGCTGCGGGGGAAGATCGGCGACGTCTTCGAGATCACGCTCGTCAACGACGGGACGATCGGGCACTCCGTCGACTTCCACGCCGGCGCGCTCGCGCCCGACGAGCCGATGCGGACCATCGCGCCGGGGGAGTCGCTCGTCTACCGCTTCACGGCGACCCGGGCGGGGATCTGGATGTACCACTGCTCGACCATGCCCATGTCGCTGCACATCGCCAACGGCATGTTCGGCGCGGTGATCATCGACCCGCCAGACCTCACCCCCGTCCATCGCGAGTACGTCGTCGTGCAGTCCGAGCTCTACCTGGGTGCGCAGGGCGCGTCCGCCGACGACGCGAAGGTCGCGGCAGCCGAGCCCGACCTGCTCGCGTTCAACGGCTACGCGAACCAGTACCGGTACGACCCCCTCGACGCCCGGGTCGGCGAGCGCGTGCGCGTGTGGGTGCTCGACGCCGGGCCGAACCGCCCGAGCGCGTTCCACGTCGTCGGCGGCCAGTTCGACACCGTCTACCACGAGGGCGCGTACGCGCTCCCGGCCGGCACGACGGGCGGCAGCCAGGTGCTCGGCCTCCTGCCCGCGCAGGGCGGGTTCGTCGAGCTCGCGTTCCCCGAGGCCGGGACCTACCCCTTCGTCACGCACGCCATGTCCGACGCCGAGCGCGGCGCCTCGGGTGCGTTCGACGTCGCGCCGTGA
- the hydA gene encoding dihydropyrimidinase: MPHTLIRGGTVVGPTGSTLADVLVDGEQVAALLRPGDTSLGADLAATAERVIDATGKYVIPGAVDCHTHMELPFGGTNASDTFETGTRAAAWGGTTTIVDFAVQRTGERVQDGLAAWHAKADGRCAIDYGFHQILGGVDDDSLKAMDELVTEGITSFKLFMAYPGVFYSDDGQILRAMQKARDNGSVIMMHAENGIAIDVLVREALDRGDTAPYFHGTSRPWETEEEATHRAIMLARLTGAPLYVVHMSAKQAVATLAQARDEGWNVFGETCPQYLYLSLEEQLAARSEEWGDFEGAKWVCSTPLRSRAEGHQDELWRYLRTGDLSVVSTDHCPFCMKEQKELGRGDFSKIPNGIGGVEHRLDLLYQGVVDGRITRERWVELCCTTPARMFGLDGRKGVLAPGADADVVVYDPAGRTSIGYGKTHHMNMDHSAWEGFEVAGHVDVVMSRGRVVVEDGMYHGSPGHGRFLRRGLSAYLR; this comes from the coding sequence ATGCCGCACACGCTGATCCGGGGAGGGACCGTCGTCGGGCCCACGGGCTCGACGCTCGCCGACGTGCTGGTCGACGGCGAGCAGGTCGCCGCGCTGCTGCGGCCGGGGGACACGAGCCTGGGCGCGGACCTCGCCGCGACCGCCGAGCGCGTGATCGACGCGACGGGCAAGTACGTCATCCCGGGTGCCGTGGACTGCCACACGCACATGGAGCTGCCGTTCGGCGGGACGAACGCGTCGGACACGTTCGAGACCGGCACGCGGGCCGCTGCGTGGGGCGGCACGACGACGATCGTCGACTTCGCGGTCCAGCGCACCGGGGAACGGGTGCAGGACGGGCTCGCCGCGTGGCACGCGAAGGCGGACGGGCGGTGCGCGATCGACTACGGCTTCCACCAGATCCTCGGCGGCGTCGACGACGACTCGCTCAAGGCGATGGACGAGCTCGTCACGGAGGGCATCACGAGCTTCAAGCTCTTCATGGCCTACCCGGGCGTGTTCTACAGCGACGACGGACAGATCCTGCGCGCCATGCAGAAGGCGCGCGACAACGGGTCGGTGATCATGATGCACGCCGAGAACGGCATCGCGATCGACGTGCTCGTGCGCGAGGCGCTCGACCGCGGCGACACCGCCCCGTACTTCCACGGCACGAGCCGCCCGTGGGAGACCGAGGAGGAGGCGACGCACCGCGCGATCATGCTCGCGCGCCTCACCGGCGCACCGCTGTACGTCGTGCACATGTCCGCGAAGCAGGCCGTCGCGACGCTCGCGCAGGCGCGCGACGAGGGCTGGAACGTGTTCGGCGAGACGTGCCCGCAGTACCTCTACCTCTCGCTCGAGGAGCAGCTCGCCGCGCGCAGCGAGGAGTGGGGGGACTTCGAGGGCGCCAAGTGGGTGTGCTCGACGCCGCTGCGGTCGCGCGCCGAGGGCCACCAGGACGAGCTGTGGCGCTACCTGCGCACGGGCGACCTGTCCGTCGTGAGCACCGACCACTGCCCGTTCTGCATGAAGGAGCAGAAGGAGCTCGGGCGCGGCGACTTCTCGAAGATCCCCAACGGGATCGGCGGCGTCGAGCACCGGCTCGACCTGCTCTACCAGGGCGTCGTCGACGGGCGCATCACGCGTGAGCGCTGGGTCGAGCTGTGCTGCACGACGCCGGCGCGCATGTTCGGGCTCGACGGTCGCAAGGGCGTGCTCGCCCCGGGTGCGGACGCCGACGTCGTCGTCTACGACCCCGCGGGGCGCACGTCGATCGGGTACGGGAAGACGCACCACATGAACATGGACCACTCCGCGTGGGAGGGGTTCGAGGTCGCCGGGCACGTGGACGTCGTCATGTCGCGCGGGCGCGTGGTCGTCGAGGACGGCATGTACCACGGCAGCCCCGGGCACGGACGCTTCCTGCGCCGCGGGCTGTCGGCGTACCTGCGCTGA
- a CDS encoding nitrilase-related carbon-nitrogen hydrolase, with amino-acid sequence MTTVRAALTQVRWTGDKESMIDVHEKHLRDAADQGAQLVCFQELFYGPYFCQVQDAAYYAYAESVPGPTVERFSALAAELGTVVVLPVYEEEQPGVLYNTAAVIDADGRYLGKYRKTHIPHVRGFWEKFYFRPGNLGYPVFDTAVGRVGVYICYDRHFPEGWRALGLNGAEIVLNPSATSRGLSNYLWKLEQPAAAVANEYYVGAINRVGIEDLGDDDFYGTSYFVDPEGSFVGDPADDHAEELIVRDLDLDLLRVVRDRWQFYRDRRPDAYDDLTRP; translated from the coding sequence ATGACCACCGTGCGAGCCGCGCTCACCCAGGTCCGCTGGACGGGCGACAAGGAGTCGATGATCGACGTCCACGAGAAGCACCTGCGCGACGCCGCCGACCAGGGCGCGCAGCTCGTGTGCTTCCAGGAGCTGTTCTACGGGCCGTACTTCTGCCAGGTGCAGGACGCCGCGTACTACGCGTACGCCGAGTCCGTCCCCGGGCCTACGGTCGAGCGCTTCTCGGCGCTCGCGGCCGAGCTGGGGACCGTCGTCGTGCTGCCCGTGTACGAGGAGGAACAGCCGGGCGTGCTCTACAACACCGCGGCGGTGATCGACGCCGACGGGCGCTACCTCGGCAAGTACCGCAAGACCCACATCCCGCACGTGCGCGGGTTCTGGGAGAAGTTCTACTTCCGCCCCGGCAACCTGGGCTACCCGGTGTTCGACACCGCCGTCGGGCGCGTGGGCGTGTACATCTGCTACGACCGGCACTTTCCCGAGGGTTGGCGCGCGCTGGGCCTGAACGGCGCGGAGATCGTGCTCAACCCCAGCGCGACGAGCCGCGGGCTGTCGAACTACCTGTGGAAGCTCGAGCAGCCGGCGGCGGCGGTCGCGAACGAGTACTACGTCGGCGCGATCAACCGCGTGGGCATCGAAGACCTGGGCGACGACGACTTCTACGGCACGTCGTACTTCGTCGATCCCGAGGGCTCGTTCGTGGGTGACCCGGCGGACGACCACGCCGAGGAGCTCATCGTGCGCGACCTCGACCTGGACCTCCTGCGCGTCGTGCGCGACCGGTGGCAGTTCTACCGCGACCGCCGCCCCGACGCCTACGACGACCTCACCCGGCCCTGA
- a CDS encoding TIGR03842 family LLM class F420-dependent oxidoreductase, with the protein MDLGVVLQNDPPAWRVVDLARQAETYGFSHVWTFDSHLLWEEPFVVYSQILSATHRVTVGPMVTNPATRDVTVTASLFATLNEMFGNRTICGIGRGDSAVRVINGRPVTLAELREAIGVIRGLASGETVEYRGSTLRLPWNPDSRLPVWVAAYGPKALALTGEVGDGFILQLADPDVVAWSVAAVRSAAERAGRDPDAVRICVAAPAYVTGTAPSNGEAGRRALAHAYDQCRWFGGMVGNHVAEIVARYGPGGSEEGAGVTIPHALTDFVAGREGYDYNEHGRAGNTHTTFVTDEIVDRFCLVGPPERHVERLQELAALGVDQFAVYLQHDAKDETLRAYGETVGPAVRDLARARE; encoded by the coding sequence ATGGACCTCGGGGTGGTGCTGCAGAACGACCCGCCCGCGTGGCGGGTCGTCGACCTCGCACGGCAGGCGGAGACCTACGGGTTCTCCCACGTGTGGACGTTCGACTCGCACCTGCTCTGGGAGGAGCCGTTCGTCGTCTACTCCCAGATCCTCTCCGCGACGCACCGGGTCACCGTCGGGCCGATGGTCACCAACCCCGCGACGCGCGACGTCACCGTCACCGCCTCGCTGTTCGCGACCCTCAACGAGATGTTCGGCAACCGGACGATCTGTGGCATCGGCCGCGGCGACTCCGCGGTGCGCGTCATCAACGGCCGCCCCGTGACGCTCGCCGAGCTGCGCGAGGCGATCGGCGTGATCCGCGGCCTCGCGTCGGGGGAGACCGTGGAGTACCGCGGCTCGACGCTGCGCCTGCCGTGGAACCCCGACTCCCGGCTCCCGGTGTGGGTCGCCGCCTACGGGCCGAAGGCGCTCGCCCTCACGGGCGAGGTGGGCGACGGTTTCATCCTCCAGCTCGCCGACCCCGACGTCGTCGCGTGGTCGGTCGCCGCCGTCCGGTCCGCGGCCGAGCGCGCGGGACGCGACCCGGACGCGGTGCGCATCTGCGTCGCCGCACCCGCCTACGTGACGGGCACCGCGCCGTCGAACGGCGAGGCCGGACGACGCGCGCTCGCGCACGCGTACGACCAGTGCCGGTGGTTCGGCGGGATGGTCGGCAACCACGTCGCGGAGATCGTCGCGCGCTACGGGCCGGGCGGGTCGGAGGAGGGCGCGGGCGTGACGATCCCGCACGCGCTCACCGACTTCGTCGCCGGGCGCGAGGGCTACGACTACAACGAGCACGGGCGTGCGGGCAACACGCACACGACGTTCGTCACCGACGAGATCGTCGACCGGTTCTGCCTCGTCGGGCCGCCGGAGCGGCACGTCGAGCGCCTCCAGGAGCTCGCCGCGCTCGGGGTCGACCAGTTCGCCGTCTACCTCCAGCACGACGCGAAGGACGAGACGCTGCGCGCCTACGGCGAGACGGTCGGCCCCGCGGTGCGCGACCTCGCCCGGGCGCGCGAGTGA